Proteins encoded by one window of Camelus bactrianus isolate YW-2024 breed Bactrian camel chromosome 9, ASM4877302v1, whole genome shotgun sequence:
- the IGFLR1 gene encoding IGF-like family receptor 1 isoform X2 has protein sequence MGPPRLLLTTALLLALAVPREASQHCSRLEYWNPDNLCCGSCLQRFGPPPCSDYEFSQNCGLNDAGDHVTHPFKECPPGQCNPKSAELCSPCGGGVTAPTPAGSHNGNRRRCREKPVPNKEPCPLTPGKPSILGSQEPGSSAIPRLLWTTEQKVPQQAWPILSFALSLVLVLIVTSAMILLALQRHRSRRHQGKAVQHPNPGLVCSDNTHTLFLHSSSPGSLEDSEAGDSWKEVSLPLLLGKELQSLESLPLSRLLDELEVLEELIVLLDPEPGPGGRMACGTTRHLAARYGLPSAWSTFAYSLRPSRSPLRALIEMMVAREPSASLGQLGTHLAQIGRADALQVLSKLG, from the exons ATGGGGCCCCCACGCCTCCTACTGACTACTGCGCTGCTCCTGGCCCTGGCGGTGCCCCGGGAAGCCTCCCAGCACTGCAGTCGCCTTGAGTACTGGAACCCTGACAACCTGTGCTGTGGTAGCTGCCTGCAGCGCTTTGGGCCGCCCCCTTGCTCGG ACTACGAGTTTTCGCAAAACTGCGGGCTCAATGACGCTGGCGATCACGTAACGCACCCCTTCAAAGAGTGTCCTCCTGGGCAGTGCAACCCCAAAAGCGCGGAGCTATGTAGCCCTTGTGGCGGCGGAGTAACGGCCCCCACTCCAGCGGGGAGTCACAATGGAAACCGGCGGCGCTGCAGAGAG AAGCCTGTCCCTAACAAGGAGCCCTGCCCCCTGACGCCTGGAAAACCAAGCATCCTTGGCTCCCAGGAGCCCGGCTCATCGGCGATTCCCAGGCTTTTGTGGACAACTGAGCAAAAAGTCCCTCAGCAGGCCTGGCCAATTCTGAGTTTTGCCCTGTCCCTGGTGCTGGTTCTGATCGTGACTTCAGCCATGATCCTCCTCGCCCTGCAAAGGCACCGCAGTCGCCGCCACCAGGGGAAAGCTGTCCAACACCCCAATCCTGGCTTGGTTTGCAGCGATAACACCCACACCCTTTTCTTGCACTCGTCCTctccaggctccctggaggaTTCAGAGGCAGGGGACTCATGGAAggaggtctctctgcctctgctcctAGGCAAGG AGCTGCAGAGTCTGGAATCGCTGCCCCTGTCTCGCCTCCTGGATGAGCTGGAGGTGCTGGAGGAGCTGATCGTCCTGCTGGATCCTGAGCCTGGGCCAGGTGGAAGGATGGCCTGTGGTACCACCCGACACCTGGCTGCAAGATATGGATTGCCTTCAGCCTGGTCCACCTTTGCCTACTCACTGCGGCCCAGCCGCTCACCTCTGCGAGCCCTGATCGAGATGATGGTGGCAAGGGAGCCCTCTGCCTCTCTGGGCCAGCTTGGCACACATCTGGCCCAGATAGGGCGGGCAGATGCACTGCAAGTGCTGTCCAAACTTGGCTGA
- the IGFLR1 gene encoding IGF-like family receptor 1 isoform X1, with protein MAPQNTGSAQMGPPRLLLTTALLLALAVPREASQHCSRLEYWNPDNLCCGSCLQRFGPPPCSDYEFSQNCGLNDAGDHVTHPFKECPPGQCNPKSAELCSPCGGGVTAPTPAGSHNGNRRRCREKPVPNKEPCPLTPGKPSILGSQEPGSSAIPRLLWTTEQKVPQQAWPILSFALSLVLVLIVTSAMILLALQRHRSRRHQGKAVQHPNPGLVCSDNTHTLFLHSSSPGSLEDSEAGDSWKEVSLPLLLGKELQSLESLPLSRLLDELEVLEELIVLLDPEPGPGGRMACGTTRHLAARYGLPSAWSTFAYSLRPSRSPLRALIEMMVAREPSASLGQLGTHLAQIGRADALQVLSKLG; from the exons ATGGCCCCCCAGAATACAGGTTCTGCTCAGATGGGGCCCCCACGCCTCCTACTGACTACTGCGCTGCTCCTGGCCCTGGCGGTGCCCCGGGAAGCCTCCCAGCACTGCAGTCGCCTTGAGTACTGGAACCCTGACAACCTGTGCTGTGGTAGCTGCCTGCAGCGCTTTGGGCCGCCCCCTTGCTCGG ACTACGAGTTTTCGCAAAACTGCGGGCTCAATGACGCTGGCGATCACGTAACGCACCCCTTCAAAGAGTGTCCTCCTGGGCAGTGCAACCCCAAAAGCGCGGAGCTATGTAGCCCTTGTGGCGGCGGAGTAACGGCCCCCACTCCAGCGGGGAGTCACAATGGAAACCGGCGGCGCTGCAGAGAG AAGCCTGTCCCTAACAAGGAGCCCTGCCCCCTGACGCCTGGAAAACCAAGCATCCTTGGCTCCCAGGAGCCCGGCTCATCGGCGATTCCCAGGCTTTTGTGGACAACTGAGCAAAAAGTCCCTCAGCAGGCCTGGCCAATTCTGAGTTTTGCCCTGTCCCTGGTGCTGGTTCTGATCGTGACTTCAGCCATGATCCTCCTCGCCCTGCAAAGGCACCGCAGTCGCCGCCACCAGGGGAAAGCTGTCCAACACCCCAATCCTGGCTTGGTTTGCAGCGATAACACCCACACCCTTTTCTTGCACTCGTCCTctccaggctccctggaggaTTCAGAGGCAGGGGACTCATGGAAggaggtctctctgcctctgctcctAGGCAAGG AGCTGCAGAGTCTGGAATCGCTGCCCCTGTCTCGCCTCCTGGATGAGCTGGAGGTGCTGGAGGAGCTGATCGTCCTGCTGGATCCTGAGCCTGGGCCAGGTGGAAGGATGGCCTGTGGTACCACCCGACACCTGGCTGCAAGATATGGATTGCCTTCAGCCTGGTCCACCTTTGCCTACTCACTGCGGCCCAGCCGCTCACCTCTGCGAGCCCTGATCGAGATGATGGTGGCAAGGGAGCCCTCTGCCTCTCTGGGCCAGCTTGGCACACATCTGGCCCAGATAGGGCGGGCAGATGCACTGCAAGTGCTGTCCAAACTTGGCTGA